The following proteins are co-located in the Streptomyces sp. NBC_00435 genome:
- a CDS encoding aldo/keto reductase, with protein sequence MRYLPLGNSGLQVSAIGLGCNNFGGRLDARATREVVDAALDAGITLLDTADIYGGSGGSETHLGEALKGRRDQVVLATKFGYDGVDMGYGPAAGSRGGRAYVRRAVEESLTRLQTDHIDLYQLHSPDPAVPVAETLAALSELVTEGKVRYIGHSNLTGWQLAEAAHVARETGAAPFVSAQNEWSLLQRSAERELVPAALHYGVGVLPYFPLANGLLTGKIRRGAPVPAGSRLEGRDAYLTAERLDVVEALAALADEHGRTVLELAIGWLSAQPACASVIAGATSPEQVRANAAVADRPLDAGLLAEVEAVAGAAA encoded by the coding sequence ATGCGCTATCTCCCCCTGGGAAATTCAGGTCTTCAGGTGTCCGCGATCGGGCTCGGCTGCAACAACTTCGGCGGCCGCCTCGACGCCCGGGCCACCCGCGAAGTCGTCGACGCCGCGCTCGACGCGGGCATCACCCTCCTCGACACCGCCGACATCTACGGCGGCAGCGGCGGCTCCGAAACCCACCTCGGCGAGGCCCTCAAGGGCCGCCGCGACCAGGTCGTGCTCGCCACCAAGTTCGGCTACGACGGCGTGGACATGGGCTACGGACCCGCCGCCGGCTCCCGCGGCGGGCGCGCCTACGTCCGGCGCGCCGTCGAGGAGTCCCTGACCCGTCTGCAAACCGACCACATCGACCTCTACCAGCTCCACAGCCCCGATCCGGCCGTACCCGTCGCAGAGACCCTCGCCGCGCTCAGCGAGCTCGTCACCGAAGGCAAGGTCCGCTACATCGGGCACTCCAACCTCACCGGCTGGCAGCTCGCCGAAGCCGCCCACGTGGCCCGCGAGACCGGCGCGGCACCCTTCGTATCGGCCCAGAACGAATGGTCGCTGCTCCAGCGGTCGGCGGAGCGCGAGCTCGTCCCGGCCGCCCTCCACTACGGCGTGGGGGTCCTCCCGTACTTCCCGCTGGCCAACGGCCTGCTGACCGGCAAGATCCGGCGCGGCGCGCCCGTGCCCGCCGGCTCCCGCCTCGAAGGCCGTGACGCCTACCTCACCGCCGAGCGCCTCGACGTCGTGGAGGCGCTCGCCGCGCTCGCCGACGAGCACGGCCGCACCGTTCTGGAACTCGCCATCGGCTGGCTCTCCGCCCAGCCCGCCTGTGCCTCCGTCATCGCGGGCGCCACCTCACCCGAGCAGGTGCGCGCCAACGCCGCCGTGGCCGACCGCCCCCTCGACGCCGGACTGCTGGCCGAAGTGGAAGCCGTGGCGGGGGCCGCCGCGTGA
- a CDS encoding D-2-hydroxyacid dehydrogenase family protein: protein MTGVLRCAVIDDYQSAAAGSADWSSLAGRVEVVTHTDHLTDEDALAARLADFDIVVTLRERVPFPATLLERLPRLRLLIASGMRNSVIDYEAAARAGITVCGTGSASTPPVEHTWALLLGLARGLVRESTGLRTGGPWQQTLGADLHGRRLGLLGLGRIGGRVARIGLAFGMEVTAWSQNLTAERCREVGATRAASKEELLAGSDFVSVHLALGERTRGLIGAPELALMRPTAYLVNTSRAAVVDQDALLDAVGAGRIAGAGLDVFDIEPLPADHPVRTTPGVLATPHLGYVTRDNYATYYGHAVEDILAFLDGTPVRVLP, encoded by the coding sequence GTGACCGGAGTCCTGCGCTGCGCGGTCATCGACGACTACCAGTCGGCCGCCGCCGGATCCGCCGACTGGTCCTCCCTGGCCGGCCGCGTGGAGGTGGTCACCCACACCGACCACCTCACCGACGAGGACGCGCTCGCCGCCCGCCTCGCCGACTTCGACATCGTGGTCACCCTGCGCGAACGCGTGCCCTTCCCCGCCACCCTGCTGGAGCGCCTGCCGCGGCTCAGGCTGCTCATCGCCTCCGGCATGCGCAACTCGGTCATCGACTACGAGGCCGCCGCCCGCGCGGGCATCACCGTATGCGGCACCGGCAGCGCGAGCACCCCGCCGGTGGAGCACACCTGGGCCCTGCTGTTGGGCCTTGCCCGGGGGTTGGTACGGGAGAGCACGGGGCTCCGTACCGGCGGCCCCTGGCAGCAGACGCTCGGCGCCGATCTGCACGGCCGCCGCCTGGGCCTGCTCGGCCTCGGCAGGATCGGAGGCCGGGTCGCCCGGATCGGCCTCGCCTTCGGGATGGAGGTGACGGCCTGGAGCCAGAACCTCACCGCGGAACGCTGCCGGGAAGTGGGCGCGACCCGTGCCGCCTCGAAGGAGGAGCTCCTCGCCGGCAGCGACTTCGTCTCCGTCCACCTCGCCCTCGGCGAGCGCACCCGCGGCCTGATCGGCGCACCCGAACTGGCCCTGATGCGGCCGACCGCGTACCTCGTCAACACCTCCCGCGCCGCCGTCGTCGACCAGGACGCCCTGCTCGACGCGGTGGGCGCGGGCCGCATCGCGGGCGCGGGCCTCGACGTCTTCGACATCGAGCCGCTGCCCGCGGACCACCCGGTGCGCACGACCCCGGGCGTGCTGGCCACGCCGCACCTCGGCTATGTGACACGGGACAACTACGCCACCTACTACGGACACGCCGTCGAGGACATCCTCGCCTTCCTCGACGGGACACCGGTACGGGTCCTGCCGTAA
- a CDS encoding carbonic anhydrase: protein MGTRSRLPSDRPAPEPRPSTPEAAYKALRDGTTLPGDLRAIQKALVPAYDLTVKDPGSDPVDTMIRNQVKVTADELRANAYLAPMVEKGSLAVVGAYYSLDTGQVELLTAAPAGAPSAIPSASPSASTSASTSASSSGSASPSASQSPSASASGSPTGTPSGSGSPSDSASPSVSAT, encoded by the coding sequence GTGGGCACGCGCTCGCGCCTGCCGTCCGACCGGCCCGCGCCGGAGCCCCGGCCCAGCACCCCCGAGGCCGCGTACAAGGCTCTGCGGGACGGCACGACGCTCCCCGGTGACCTGCGGGCGATCCAGAAGGCGCTGGTGCCGGCGTACGACCTGACGGTCAAGGACCCCGGCTCCGACCCGGTCGACACGATGATCCGCAACCAGGTCAAGGTGACGGCGGACGAGCTCCGGGCGAACGCGTACCTCGCACCCATGGTGGAGAAGGGCTCGCTGGCCGTGGTCGGCGCCTACTACTCGCTGGACACCGGCCAGGTGGAGCTCCTCACCGCCGCGCCGGCGGGGGCTCCTTCCGCGATCCCTTCCGCGAGCCCGTCGGCCAGTACGTCGGCCAGTACCTCGGCCAGTTCCTCCGGCAGCGCTTCGCCGAGTGCCTCGCAGAGCCCGTCCGCGAGCGCGAGCGGGTCGCCGACCGGTACGCCCAGTGGCTCGGGGAGCCCGTCGGATTCGGCGTCCCCCTCGGTCAGCGCCACCTGA
- a CDS encoding ABC transporter permease yields the protein MSAVTDVENRVSGAGGVAPGYRAGRTLPLRVEALRQWRRRRTLVMGGILTALPFILMFAFAVGGGPGSRDGGSGRVTLIDTATASGANFAATCLFVSAGFLLVVPVALFCGDTVASEASWSSLRYLLASPVPRARLLWSKLVVALGFSLAAMVLLPLVALAAGTAAYGWGPLKLPTGGSLPAGDTVGRLAVAVAFVFVSQLVTAGLAFWLSTRTDAPLGAVGGAVGLTIVGNVLDAVTALGSWREFLPAHWQFAWADALQPQLEWGGMIKGAVVSVSYALVLFALAFRGFARKDITS from the coding sequence ATGAGCGCCGTGACGGACGTGGAGAACCGCGTGAGCGGCGCCGGTGGGGTCGCTCCGGGCTACCGGGCGGGCCGGACGCTGCCGCTGCGTGTGGAGGCACTGCGGCAGTGGCGCCGGCGGCGGACGCTGGTGATGGGCGGGATCCTGACGGCGCTGCCGTTCATCCTCATGTTCGCCTTCGCGGTGGGAGGCGGGCCGGGCAGCCGCGACGGCGGCAGCGGCCGCGTCACCCTCATCGACACGGCGACGGCCTCGGGCGCGAACTTCGCTGCCACCTGCCTGTTCGTGTCGGCCGGATTCCTGCTGGTGGTTCCGGTGGCGCTGTTCTGCGGGGACACGGTGGCCTCGGAGGCCAGCTGGTCCTCGCTGCGCTACCTGCTGGCCTCGCCCGTGCCGCGGGCCCGGCTGCTGTGGAGCAAGCTGGTGGTGGCGCTCGGGTTCAGCCTGGCCGCGATGGTGCTGCTGCCGCTGGTGGCGCTGGCAGCGGGTACGGCGGCGTACGGGTGGGGCCCGCTGAAGCTTCCGACGGGCGGCTCGCTGCCCGCCGGGGACACGGTGGGGCGGCTCGCGGTCGCCGTGGCGTTCGTCTTCGTGTCGCAGCTGGTCACGGCCGGGCTGGCGTTCTGGCTTTCGACGCGTACGGACGCGCCGCTGGGCGCGGTGGGCGGGGCGGTCGGGCTGACGATCGTCGGCAACGTCCTGGACGCGGTGACGGCGCTGGGTTCGTGGCGGGAGTTCCTGCCGGCGCACTGGCAGTTCGCGTGGGCCGACGCCTTGCAGCCCCAGTTGGAGTGGGGCGGGATGATCAAGGGTGCGGTGGTGTCGGTGTCGTATGCGCTGGTGCTGTTCGCACTCGCGTTCCGCGGGTTCGCGCGCAAGGACATCACCTCCTGA